The proteins below are encoded in one region of Chryseobacterium wanjuense:
- a CDS encoding AI-2E family transporter codes for MNKDQQISSVKIKQVFLLVIILVLTGLICFNLALFIPSVLGAITIYVVCRKYNFYLQEEKKWKPWASSLLLMLASLIIIILPIYFIGDLLIEKLGNAQVYMTKFNVFLEKIHSYIYSKTGFDILSQENMTKLKNSVGQVSTKALSSTFNTLTVIISMYFILYFMLEKPRFFERILVSSAPLKRANVSLIGEKMRKLIMANAIGIPVVALGQGLVALIGYFIFGAPSPVLLFALTAAASMIPVVGSALVYAPVCIYMIAEGDTGHGLGLAAYCIFVVGLTDNLLRFTLLKKLEDVHPLNTVFGIIMGMNLFGFMGLIFGPILISLTLLLIQVYRNEFADDDTPPELKLPDSDGDLEQKIDLIV; via the coding sequence ATGAATAAAGATCAGCAAATAAGCAGTGTTAAAATAAAGCAGGTATTTTTACTTGTTATTATCCTGGTGTTGACGGGCTTAATCTGTTTTAATCTTGCACTTTTTATACCATCCGTTTTAGGAGCAATCACAATCTATGTCGTTTGCCGGAAGTATAATTTTTATCTGCAGGAAGAAAAGAAATGGAAACCATGGGCTTCGTCACTCTTATTAATGCTTGCGAGTTTGATTATCATTATTCTTCCGATTTATTTTATCGGAGATCTTTTAATTGAAAAACTGGGAAACGCACAGGTTTATATGACCAAATTCAATGTGTTTCTGGAAAAAATACATTCTTATATTTATTCTAAAACAGGGTTTGATATTTTGAGTCAGGAAAACATGACCAAGTTAAAGAATTCTGTAGGACAGGTCTCAACAAAGGCACTTAGCAGTACTTTTAATACACTTACTGTAATTATTTCCATGTATTTTATTCTCTATTTTATGCTGGAAAAGCCACGATTTTTTGAAAGAATCTTGGTATCCTCCGCGCCTTTAAAAAGAGCCAATGTTTCTTTGATCGGAGAGAAAATGAGAAAATTAATAATGGCCAATGCGATCGGAATTCCCGTTGTCGCTTTGGGACAAGGTCTTGTCGCTTTGATAGGATATTTTATTTTTGGCGCACCAAGCCCGGTTCTACTGTTTGCGTTAACGGCGGCCGCATCTATGATTCCTGTCGTAGGATCAGCGCTTGTGTATGCTCCTGTTTGCATTTATATGATTGCGGAAGGTGATACAGGACATGGTCTCGGACTGGCGGCTTATTGTATATTTGTAGTGGGATTAACGGATAATCTTCTACGTTTTACCCTTCTTAAAAAACTGGAAGACGTACATCCTTTAAATACTGTTTTCGGGATTATTATGGGAATGAATTTATTCGGCTTTATGGGGCTTATTTTTGGTCCGATTCTGATTTCTCTTACACTTCTTTTGATTCAGGTCTACAGAAATGAATTTGCCGATGATGATACTCCACCCGAACTGAAATTACCGGACAGTGATGGTGATTTGGAACAAAAAATTGATTTAATAGTATAA
- a CDS encoding DUF3820 family protein, translating to MNPEILKEICVVKMPFGKYEGTVLADLPISYLEWFYRKGMPKGKLGMQLSTIYEIKLNGLMDLLIPIRGGVVNYEKPKTKIYKF from the coding sequence ATAAACCCAGAAATATTAAAAGAAATCTGTGTTGTAAAAATGCCTTTCGGGAAGTATGAAGGGACTGTACTGGCAGATCTTCCGATAAGTTACCTGGAATGGTTTTACCGAAAAGGGATGCCAAAAGGGAAATTGGGAATGCAGTTATCAACGATTTACGAAATAAAATTAAATGGATTGATGGATCTGCTAATTCCGATTCGGGGAGGGGTCGTAAATTATGAAAAGCCCAAAACAAAGATTTACAAATTTTAG
- a CDS encoding terpene synthase family protein, producing MKNLMIPRLYCPFDSEINPHVEALKKSSDQWVINFELFSKEGIVKYHSDNYSYFTARFYPRTDYHRLSVANDLITLLFMVDDLIDSPFIQSRLEKETALRKFIERFLVIIKQKEEPGFIDENPIFSALKDVWTRLTAIADAAWLASFVKEIERVFAAAVLEYQNSESKKLPTTETYLEKRRYMGAANITLSLIQPIEKVYLPDFVTLNDKVQELEKAACNAICISNDLFSLSKEQMLGDEHNLPSIIKNEKNITLEEAILLTAEIHDAEVKKFIALSDELPFFDEEINSKLKYYVNILELQMAGNFVWSEFETERYLFVYSDDYKRIKIEN from the coding sequence ATGAAAAACTTAATGATTCCAAGGCTTTACTGTCCTTTTGATTCTGAAATCAATCCACATGTGGAAGCTTTAAAAAAAAGTTCGGATCAATGGGTAATTAATTTTGAACTTTTCTCTAAAGAAGGCATAGTGAAATACCATAGTGATAATTATAGTTATTTTACGGCAAGATTTTACCCCAGAACAGATTATCATCGGTTATCGGTAGCGAATGATTTAATTACTCTTTTATTTATGGTTGATGATCTTATTGATAGTCCTTTTATTCAATCGAGGTTGGAGAAAGAGACCGCTTTAAGGAAATTTATTGAAAGGTTTTTAGTAATTATTAAACAGAAAGAAGAGCCAGGTTTCATAGATGAAAACCCGATTTTTTCAGCTTTAAAAGATGTTTGGACACGGCTTACAGCAATAGCGGATGCGGCATGGCTGGCTTCATTTGTTAAAGAAATCGAACGTGTCTTTGCTGCAGCTGTTCTGGAGTATCAAAATTCGGAAAGCAAAAAATTGCCAACAACAGAAACTTATCTGGAAAAAAGAAGATATATGGGAGCCGCCAATATCACACTTTCTCTCATTCAGCCAATTGAAAAGGTTTATTTACCTGACTTTGTTACATTGAATGACAAGGTTCAGGAGCTTGAGAAAGCTGCATGTAACGCTATTTGTATTTCGAACGACCTTTTTTCGTTAAGTAAAGAACAAATGTTGGGTGATGAACATAATCTTCCTTCAATAATAAAAAACGAAAAAAATATTACTTTGGAAGAAGCTATTTTGCTTACAGCTGAAATTCATGATGCAGAAGTGAAAAAGTTTATAGCACTATCCGACGAACTTCCATTTTTCGATGAGGAAATCAATAGTAAATTAAAATATTATGTCAATATTTTAGAGCTTCAAATGGCAGGAAACTTTGTCTGGAGCGAATTTGAAACTGAACGTTATCTATTTGTTTATAGTGATGATTATAAAAGAATTAAAATAGAAAATTAA